A DNA window from Bacteroides cellulosilyticus contains the following coding sequences:
- a CDS encoding thioredoxin family protein, with translation MEIKVLGTGCPSCKTLYETTQQAIAELGSDATLVKEEDLLKIIEYNILSLPALVIDGKVVSAGKQLSLKEVKELLTQ, from the coding sequence ATGGAAATTAAAGTATTAGGTACAGGTTGCCCCAGTTGCAAAACTTTGTACGAAACCACCCAACAGGCTATTGCAGAATTAGGAAGTGATGCCACTTTGGTAAAAGAGGAAGATTTATTGAAAATCATCGAATATAATATATTAAGCCTTCCGGCCTTGGTTATAGACGGGAAAGTCGTTTCGGCAGGTAAACAGCTGTCATTGAAAGAGGTAAAAGAATTACTAACCCAATAA
- a CDS encoding nitrophenyl compound nitroreductase subunit ArsF family protein yields the protein MKKLFHVFIAGIILISCGNGAKEKTETANSETMQNDRVEVLYFHGAQRCITCRAIETNTKALLDSLYSKEIVSGRIVYRIIDISQKKNEPIADKYEVTWSSLFVNGWKSGQEKVNNMTEFSFANAKSHPGKFKNGIKDKIDELLK from the coding sequence ATGAAAAAGTTATTCCATGTATTCATTGCAGGAATTATTTTAATTTCCTGCGGAAATGGAGCCAAAGAGAAAACAGAAACAGCAAACAGCGAAACTATGCAGAATGACCGCGTGGAAGTGCTTTATTTTCATGGAGCACAACGATGTATAACCTGCCGGGCTATTGAAACTAACACAAAAGCACTTTTAGACAGTCTTTATTCAAAGGAAATAGTATCGGGAAGAATCGTCTATAGGATAATTGATATTTCTCAAAAGAAGAATGAGCCGATCGCAGATAAGTACGAAGTGACATGGTCGTCCTTGTTTGTAAATGGATGGAAGAGCGGTCAGGAGAAGGTCAATAATATGACAGAGTTTAGTTTTGCCAATGCAAAAAGTCATCCCGGCAAATTTAAGAATGGTATAAAAGATAAAATTGATGAATTGCTAAAATAA
- a CDS encoding SusC/RagA family TonB-linked outer membrane protein, translating to MQKYKMPIRLRIMVCLIGMLLPMCMFAQQIAVQGVVKDQTGETVIGASVVQKNTTNGTITGIDGDFSLNVPSDAVIVVSFVGYKSLEVPVKGQKQIMVTLSEDSEMLDEVVVIGYGTMKKSDLTGAVSSLGSKDIKDAPVSNLGQAIQGRISGVQVVDAGKPGDNVSIKIRGLGSINNCDPLVVIDGVPTDLGLSSLNMADVERLDVLKDASATAIYGSRGANGVVMITTKRGTEGKGKLSVSANCAFQNATNVPSLLNASQYADLSNDMMVNSGRNPNPNWANPSELGAGTDWMDELLRTGVMQNYTVSYSGGNEKSHYYVSGGFLDQSGTVRSVNYRRFTFQSNSDAQVLKWLKFSNNITFSTDTKDSGSYNIGDALKALPVLPVKNEDGSWSGPEGNSEWYGSIRNPIGPTQLNKSQTKGYNFLANLTAELTFTKWLKFKSTFGYDAKFWFIDNFTPKYNWKPIPTEETSRYKSDNKSFTYLWDNYFLFDHTFAEKHRVGVMAGSSAQWNENDYLNAQKNVFMFDNVHEMDNGQEMYAIGGSSNEWALLSYMARINYSYEDRYMLTATVRRDGSSRFGKKNRWGTFPSVSAAWRISQESWFPKNDVVNDLKIRAGYGVTGSQASVGNYSYLASYNTSVYPFGTTSGNQTALVSSTLANPYIHWEEVAQTNIGFDASLFNSRIVFSLDAYLKETRDMLVKASIPITSGFEDTTTTYTNAGKVRNQGLEMSLHTINLTGELGWETNVTATYNKNKIKDLNSAVPYYINQINNSYVTMLAKDYPINAFYGYVTDGLFQNQAEVDAHAVQPGAEPGDIRFRDLNNDGVINDSDRTVIGNPNPSWFFSMNNNLSYKGFELSVFLQGVAGNKIYNANNIDNVGMAAAYNQTTDVLNRWRGEGTSYSMPRAVFGDPNQNCRVSDRFVEDGSYLRVKNITLSYTFPKQWLQKLQIENARLSLSCENVATITGYSGFDPEVDINGIDLSRYPISRTFSVGLNFNF from the coding sequence ATGCAAAAGTACAAAATGCCGATCAGGCTTCGAATCATGGTTTGTCTGATAGGAATGTTACTTCCGATGTGCATGTTCGCACAGCAAATCGCAGTACAAGGTGTAGTGAAAGACCAGACCGGAGAAACCGTTATCGGGGCCAGTGTGGTGCAGAAGAACACAACGAACGGTACGATAACGGGTATTGATGGCGACTTCTCGCTGAATGTGCCTTCGGATGCCGTTATAGTAGTTTCATTCGTGGGCTATAAGTCTTTGGAAGTTCCCGTAAAAGGACAGAAACAGATTATGGTAACACTCTCGGAAGACAGTGAGATGCTGGACGAAGTGGTGGTTATCGGTTATGGAACCATGAAGAAAAGTGACCTCACCGGTGCTGTTTCCTCCTTGGGAAGCAAAGACATCAAAGATGCTCCCGTTTCTAATCTGGGACAAGCCATTCAGGGCCGCATCTCCGGTGTGCAGGTAGTGGATGCCGGAAAGCCCGGCGATAATGTATCTATCAAGATTCGTGGTCTGGGTTCCATTAACAACTGCGATCCGCTGGTGGTGATTGACGGTGTGCCTACCGACCTGGGTCTGTCTTCACTGAACATGGCGGATGTGGAACGCCTGGACGTATTGAAAGACGCATCAGCTACAGCCATTTACGGTTCGCGTGGAGCCAATGGGGTAGTGATGATCACCACCAAGCGTGGAACGGAAGGGAAAGGCAAATTGTCGGTATCGGCTAATTGTGCTTTCCAGAATGCCACGAACGTTCCTTCTTTGCTGAACGCAAGCCAGTATGCCGATTTGAGTAATGATATGATGGTGAACAGCGGTCGCAACCCGAACCCGAATTGGGCAAATCCTTCGGAACTGGGTGCAGGTACCGACTGGATGGACGAATTGCTGCGCACGGGTGTGATGCAGAACTATACGGTAAGTTATTCCGGAGGAAATGAGAAGTCTCATTATTATGTGTCCGGTGGTTTTCTCGATCAGTCGGGTACAGTGCGCAGTGTAAACTATCGCCGTTTTACGTTTCAGTCCAACAGCGACGCGCAGGTGCTGAAGTGGTTGAAGTTCTCCAATAATATCACTTTCAGTACTGATACGAAGGATTCGGGCAGCTACAATATCGGTGATGCATTGAAGGCTCTTCCCGTTCTTCCGGTGAAGAATGAAGACGGTTCATGGAGTGGTCCGGAAGGTAATTCGGAATGGTACGGTAGCATCCGCAATCCGATAGGGCCTACGCAACTGAACAAGAGTCAGACGAAAGGTTATAACTTCCTTGCCAACCTGACGGCGGAACTGACTTTTACCAAATGGTTGAAATTCAAGAGTACTTTCGGTTACGATGCCAAATTCTGGTTCATCGATAACTTCACGCCGAAATATAACTGGAAACCTATTCCGACGGAAGAAACTTCACGCTACAAGAGCGATAATAAATCATTCACTTATCTGTGGGATAACTATTTCCTGTTCGACCATACCTTTGCAGAAAAGCATCGTGTGGGAGTAATGGCGGGTTCGTCTGCACAGTGGAATGAGAATGATTACCTGAATGCGCAGAAGAACGTCTTCATGTTCGACAATGTGCATGAAATGGATAACGGTCAGGAGATGTACGCCATTGGTGGCAGTTCCAATGAATGGGCGTTGCTCTCTTACATGGCACGTATCAACTACTCTTACGAAGACCGCTATATGCTGACGGCAACTGTCCGTCGTGATGGTTCCAGTCGTTTCGGTAAAAAGAACCGCTGGGGTACTTTCCCTTCTGTATCTGCCGCATGGCGCATTTCGCAGGAAAGCTGGTTCCCGAAGAACGACGTTGTGAACGACCTGAAAATACGTGCAGGATATGGAGTGACGGGTAGCCAGGCAAGTGTCGGTAATTATAGTTACCTGGCATCTTACAATACCAGTGTATATCCATTCGGAACAACGAGCGGCAATCAGACCGCATTAGTTTCCTCTACGCTTGCCAATCCTTACATTCATTGGGAAGAGGTGGCACAGACGAATATCGGTTTTGATGCTTCCCTGTTCAATTCACGGATCGTATTCTCACTGGATGCTTATCTGAAAGAGACAAGGGATATGCTGGTAAAGGCATCCATCCCCATCACATCGGGATTTGAAGATACCACCACCACTTATACGAATGCCGGTAAAGTGCGCAATCAAGGCTTGGAAATGAGTCTGCACACTATCAACCTGACCGGAGAACTGGGTTGGGAAACGAACGTGACCGCCACGTACAATAAGAATAAGATTAAGGACTTGAACAGCGCGGTTCCTTACTATATCAACCAGATCAATAACTCGTATGTGACGATGCTGGCAAAAGACTATCCGATTAATGCCTTCTACGGCTACGTGACGGACGGCTTGTTCCAAAATCAGGCGGAAGTGGATGCGCATGCCGTGCAGCCGGGAGCTGAACCGGGCGATATCCGTTTCAGGGATTTGAACAACGACGGTGTCATCAACGACAGTGACCGCACGGTGATTGGCAATCCCAATCCCAGTTGGTTCTTCTCAATGAACAATAACTTGTCTTATAAAGGATTTGAGCTTTCCGTATTCCTTCAGGGAGTGGCCGGCAATAAGATTTATAACGCCAACAATATTGACAACGTCGGTATGGCTGCCGCATACAACCAGACGACTGACGTGCTGAACCGTTGGCGCGGGGAGGGGACAAGCTACTCCATGCCGCGTGCCGTGTTCGGTGATCCTAATCAGAACTGCCGTGTATCCGACCGCTTTGTAGAAGACGGATCTTACTTGCGTGTGAAGAACATCACACTCTCTTATACTTTCCCGAAACAATGGTTGCAGAAGTTACAGATAGAGAATGCACGCCTTTCCCTTTCCTGTGAGAATGTGGCTACCATTACCGGATATTCCGGCTTCGATCCGGAGGTGGATATCAACGGTATTGATTTATCCCGCTATCCCATTTCCCGTACATTCAGTGTAGGATTAAACTTTAACTTTTAA
- a CDS encoding DUF6377 domain-containing protein encodes MKKIFTSLYLLCCVCMCQLHAANNVVDSLLSQLDHVIQNRHVYIEQKEKKLNDLRQALRQRISDENRFTLLGEYLDEYRSYNTDSSLYISRERYQVALRLKNKEHQDNALMNTAEIMGTAGMYKEAVDLMHNVQINYLSDDLHPYYYHIYRTVYGLMADYAVTEQEKKLYAEITDRYRDSLLLVNKDNLLVYTLIQSDQHNVRGEFDKAIQLLTDYLAGQIDNVHDVAICAYTLSESYRLKEDTEKEKEYLILSSIADMKSAVREYISLRKLAVLLYQEGDIDRAYSYLKLCMDDAVFCNARLRILEILQIFPLINDTYQQKAEKQQEQMKWALISISLLSIFLLIAIFYVYKQMKRVAAARHEVINANKRLKELNEELHRYNLQLKEANHIIAENSYLKEEYIGRYMDQCSVYLEKMDNYRRSLGKIAATGKVDELYKNIKSSKFIEEELKEFYANFDNTFLQLFPTFVEDFNTLLAEGEQIYPKANERMSTELRIFALIRLGITDSVKIAQFLRYSVTTIYNYRTKVRNKAAGDRDQLEQEVMKIGKSRD; translated from the coding sequence ATGAAGAAAATATTCACATCCTTATATCTATTATGTTGTGTATGTATGTGTCAGCTCCATGCCGCCAACAATGTTGTAGACTCCCTCTTATCCCAACTGGATCATGTAATTCAAAACCGCCATGTATACATTGAGCAAAAAGAAAAGAAACTGAACGACCTGAGACAAGCCTTGAGACAACGCATTTCTGATGAAAATCGCTTTACCCTGTTGGGGGAATATTTGGATGAATATCGTTCCTACAACACTGACTCTTCGCTTTACATCTCACGCGAGAGATACCAGGTAGCCCTGCGACTGAAAAACAAGGAACATCAGGACAACGCCCTCATGAACACTGCCGAGATTATGGGCACGGCAGGCATGTATAAAGAAGCAGTTGACCTGATGCACAACGTACAAATCAATTATCTATCGGATGACCTGCACCCGTATTATTACCATATTTACCGTACAGTCTATGGGCTCATGGCCGATTACGCCGTTACGGAACAGGAGAAGAAACTCTATGCCGAGATCACGGATAGATACCGTGACTCCCTGTTACTGGTCAACAAAGACAATCTTTTGGTGTACACGCTGATTCAGTCCGACCAGCACAATGTGCGGGGCGAGTTCGATAAAGCTATCCAGTTATTGACCGACTATCTGGCGGGACAGATAGACAATGTGCACGATGTGGCAATCTGTGCCTACACTTTATCAGAGTCATATCGCCTGAAAGAAGACACTGAAAAAGAGAAGGAGTATTTGATTCTTTCCTCCATTGCAGACATGAAGTCCGCAGTGCGCGAATATATTTCTTTGAGGAAACTGGCTGTGTTGCTCTATCAGGAAGGAGACATAGACCGTGCCTATTCGTATCTGAAACTGTGTATGGACGATGCCGTGTTCTGCAACGCCCGGTTACGTATTCTGGAAATCCTGCAAATCTTCCCCCTCATCAACGACACTTACCAGCAAAAGGCTGAAAAACAACAGGAACAAATGAAATGGGCGTTAATCTCTATCAGCCTGCTGTCCATTTTCCTACTGATCGCAATCTTCTATGTGTATAAGCAGATGAAACGCGTAGCAGCTGCACGCCATGAAGTGATAAATGCCAACAAGCGTCTGAAAGAATTGAATGAAGAACTCCACCGCTACAATCTGCAACTGAAAGAAGCCAACCACATCATTGCCGAAAACTCCTACCTGAAAGAGGAATACATCGGCCGCTATATGGACCAGTGTTCCGTATATTTGGAAAAGATGGACAACTATCGCCGTTCGCTGGGCAAGATAGCCGCTACGGGCAAGGTAGATGAGCTATACAAAAACATCAAATCTTCTAAGTTCATAGAAGAGGAGCTGAAAGAGTTTTATGCCAATTTTGATAATACCTTCTTGCAACTGTTTCCCACTTTTGTAGAAGACTTCAACACCCTGCTTGCTGAAGGGGAGCAGATTTACCCCAAGGCCAACGAACGAATGAGTACCGAACTGCGTATCTTCGCCCTTATCCGTTTGGGAATTACCGACAGTGTGAAGATTGCCCAATTCCTGCGCTATTCTGTGACTACCATTTATAATTACCGTACCAAAGTTCGTAATAAAGCTGCGGGCGACCGTGACCAACTGGAACAGGAAGTAATGAAAATAGGTAAGTCGAGAGACTAA
- a CDS encoding RagB/SusD family nutrient uptake outer membrane protein — MKKITNLLYVLAVLMLVSCNDFLDKSPKYAVDPETTVTDDVAVALTNACYKALQSSNLYNQRMWSLDIVAGNSLVGAGGGTDGLETIQASNFITQSDNGMALYMWRSPWVGIGQCNIVLTSLPQAEAVSESIKNRCMGEAYFLRAHYYYILARLYGGVPLRLEPYTPGGSTAIARTTLDQTYEQIISDCKNAVDLLPAKAEYNEEEKGRACKDAALAMLADIYLTLAPNHTSYYEDVVELCNEITNLGYDLSTCKYENNFDATINNGPESLFEVQYSGSTEYDFWGTDGQSSWLSTFMGPRNSDFVAGSYGWNQPTEEFVSQYEEGDKRKELTVLYAGCPDFDGKTYKSSYSNTGYNVRKFLVSKTISPEYNTNPNNFVVYRYADVLLKKAEALNEMGQPGQAATPLNIVRKRAGLPEVSGLSQEAMREKIIHERRMELAFEGHRWFDMIRVNNGEYAIRFLQSIGKNSVNKNRLLFPIPQTEMDANILMTQNPGY; from the coding sequence ATGAAAAAGATAACAAACTTACTATACGTGCTGGCTGTATTGATGCTGGTATCATGTAACGACTTCCTGGATAAGTCGCCCAAATATGCCGTTGATCCTGAAACAACCGTGACCGATGATGTGGCCGTGGCACTGACAAACGCTTGCTACAAGGCGCTTCAGTCTTCCAATCTCTACAATCAGCGTATGTGGTCGCTGGATATCGTTGCGGGCAACAGTCTGGTAGGTGCAGGCGGTGGTACGGACGGTCTGGAAACCATACAGGCATCCAACTTTATCACGCAGAGTGATAATGGGATGGCTCTGTATATGTGGCGTTCTCCGTGGGTAGGCATCGGGCAGTGCAACATTGTGCTGACCAGTCTTCCGCAGGCCGAAGCCGTATCGGAAAGCATAAAGAACCGTTGTATGGGTGAGGCATATTTCCTTCGTGCCCATTACTATTATATTTTAGCCCGTTTGTATGGCGGCGTTCCTTTGCGTCTGGAACCTTATACTCCGGGTGGATCTACTGCAATAGCACGCACTACGTTGGATCAGACTTATGAGCAGATCATTTCGGACTGTAAGAATGCAGTCGATTTGCTTCCGGCGAAAGCGGAATATAATGAAGAAGAAAAAGGACGTGCCTGTAAGGATGCCGCCCTTGCCATGCTGGCGGATATCTACCTGACACTGGCTCCCAACCATACGAGCTATTATGAAGATGTGGTGGAACTGTGCAATGAGATTACGAACCTGGGTTACGACCTTTCCACCTGCAAGTATGAAAACAACTTCGATGCTACCATCAATAACGGTCCTGAATCTTTGTTTGAGGTGCAGTATTCCGGAAGTACGGAATATGATTTCTGGGGAACGGACGGGCAGTCTTCCTGGCTTTCCACTTTCATGGGCCCCCGTAACTCGGACTTTGTTGCAGGCAGCTACGGCTGGAACCAGCCTACGGAGGAATTTGTGAGCCAGTATGAAGAAGGTGACAAACGGAAGGAGCTGACGGTTCTTTATGCAGGTTGTCCGGACTTCGACGGGAAGACTTACAAGAGTTCTTATTCCAATACCGGATATAACGTGCGCAAATTTCTGGTGTCCAAGACTATTTCGCCGGAATACAATACGAACCCCAATAACTTTGTTGTGTACCGCTATGCGGATGTCTTGCTGAAGAAGGCGGAAGCGCTGAATGAAATGGGACAACCGGGGCAGGCTGCCACCCCCCTGAATATAGTTCGCAAACGTGCCGGATTGCCTGAAGTTTCGGGCCTGTCGCAGGAGGCGATGCGTGAGAAGATTATTCACGAGCGGCGCATGGAACTGGCTTTCGAAGGACATCGCTGGTTCGATATGATCCGCGTCAATAATGGAGAGTATGCCATCCGCTTCCTGCAATCCATCGGGAAGAACAGTGTGAACAAGAATCGCCTGTTGTTCCCCATTCCGCAGACGGAAATGGATGCGAATATACTGATGACACAGAATCCGGGTTATTAA
- a CDS encoding ArsR/SmtB family transcription factor: protein MKTKQYTTEQEQIARFAKALGHPARMAILNFLTRQESCYFGDIHEELPIAKATVSQHLKELKDAGLIQGEIETPKVKYCINRENWELARKLFTGFFNECKCTSCCE, encoded by the coding sequence GTGAAAACCAAACAGTACACAACAGAGCAGGAACAGATAGCTCGCTTTGCAAAAGCACTGGGACACCCTGCAAGAATGGCTATCCTTAATTTTTTAACCAGGCAGGAAAGTTGCTACTTCGGAGACATTCACGAAGAACTGCCAATAGCCAAAGCGACAGTTTCCCAACACCTGAAAGAGCTGAAAGATGCCGGACTGATTCAAGGTGAAATAGAAACACCGAAAGTCAAGTATTGCATTAACCGTGAAAACTGGGAACTTGCCCGCAAGTTGTTTACCGGATTCTTCAATGAGTGTAAATGTACTTCGTGCTGTGAATAA
- a CDS encoding glycoside hydrolase family 66 protein: MKYIVYAMAATFFLASCSKDNDETGGGNGGGGETGGVTDVTPVTSDLTVNLTTDKACYRPGETVSFTADALPAGAKVRYRTLNQVISEQAAAGSSWTWTVPATDFTGYLADVYRTKEDGTEIILGTIAVDVSSDWTRFPRYGFVATFDASKTESKIQEEMAFLNRCHINGVQFQDWHNKHHWPLGGTREHLDAVYKDIANRDIYTQSVKDYIRIQHSYGMKAMFYNLCFGALDDAAGDGVKEEWYIFKGTGHTDKDAHTLPDSWKSNIYLLDPGNAEWQAYIAQRNDDVYASLDFDGYQIDQLGNRGDRYDYRGNKVNLPKTYVSFIEAMKGKHPDKRLVMNAVSSYGASQIAGTGKVDFLYNEVWGDEADFTDLYTILKANHQYGNQALKTVFAAYMNYEKGSGEFNMPGILLTDAVMFALGGSHLELGGDHMLCSEYFPNTRLQMSDALKTAIVRYYDFMTAYQNLLRDGGEEEKVTLVCTDASKNLNLNTWPPQKSAITSFARRVGGKQVVHLLNFLSANSLCWRDLNGTMPEPRLVTKVPLKLNVAGKVSKVWVATPDTHAGASQELAFEQKDGAITFTLPSLKYWTMIVIE; the protein is encoded by the coding sequence ATGAAATATATAGTTTATGCAATGGCTGCCACGTTCTTTTTGGCTTCATGCAGCAAAGACAATGATGAAACCGGCGGTGGTAACGGTGGTGGAGGAGAAACAGGAGGAGTGACTGATGTCACTCCCGTTACCTCCGATTTGACTGTGAACCTGACCACTGACAAGGCTTGCTACCGACCGGGTGAAACCGTTTCCTTCACAGCCGATGCCCTGCCTGCGGGAGCGAAGGTACGTTACCGCACCTTGAACCAGGTAATCTCCGAACAGGCAGCCGCAGGCAGTTCCTGGACGTGGACTGTCCCTGCAACGGATTTCACCGGATATCTGGCGGACGTTTATCGCACTAAAGAAGACGGTACGGAAATCATTCTCGGTACTATTGCCGTCGATGTATCCAGCGACTGGACCCGCTTCCCGCGTTATGGCTTTGTCGCCACCTTCGACGCTTCTAAAACGGAAAGTAAAATTCAGGAGGAAATGGCTTTTCTGAACCGTTGCCATATCAATGGTGTACAGTTTCAGGACTGGCACAACAAGCACCACTGGCCGCTGGGCGGTACGCGCGAACATCTCGATGCAGTATATAAAGATATCGCCAACCGGGATATCTATACACAGTCGGTAAAGGATTATATCCGCATCCAGCACTCGTATGGAATGAAGGCGATGTTCTATAATCTTTGTTTCGGTGCGCTCGATGATGCAGCCGGTGACGGTGTGAAAGAAGAGTGGTACATCTTTAAAGGCACAGGACATACGGATAAGGATGCCCATACGTTGCCCGACAGTTGGAAGAGCAATATCTATCTGCTCGATCCGGGTAATGCCGAATGGCAGGCATATATTGCCCAACGCAACGATGATGTCTATGCCAGTCTTGACTTTGACGGCTATCAGATAGACCAGTTGGGCAACCGTGGCGACCGCTATGATTACAGGGGGAATAAGGTGAATCTGCCTAAGACTTATGTTTCGTTTATTGAAGCTATGAAGGGGAAACATCCTGATAAACGACTGGTGATGAATGCAGTAAGTAGCTACGGGGCATCCCAGATTGCAGGTACGGGCAAAGTCGACTTCCTGTATAATGAAGTTTGGGGGGATGAAGCTGATTTCACGGACTTATATACGATCCTGAAAGCGAACCATCAGTACGGAAATCAGGCACTGAAGACGGTGTTTGCGGCTTATATGAATTATGAGAAGGGTTCCGGCGAGTTCAATATGCCGGGAATCTTGCTGACGGATGCGGTGATGTTTGCCCTTGGCGGTTCCCATCTGGAACTGGGAGGCGACCACATGCTGTGCAGCGAATATTTCCCGAATACCCGTTTGCAGATGAGTGATGCCTTGAAGACGGCCATTGTGCGCTATTATGACTTTATGACCGCTTATCAGAATCTTCTTCGCGATGGCGGGGAGGAGGAGAAGGTAACGCTGGTATGTACGGATGCAAGCAAGAATCTGAATCTGAACACTTGGCCGCCACAGAAGTCAGCCATAACTTCTTTTGCCAGAAGGGTGGGTGGTAAGCAGGTGGTTCATCTGCTGAACTTCCTGAGTGCAAACAGCCTGTGTTGGAGAGATCTGAACGGGACAATGCCCGAACCACGGTTGGTGACTAAAGTGCCCTTGAAGCTGAATGTTGCGGGGAAAGTGAGCAAAGTATGGGTGGCTACTCCCGACACCCATGCCGGAGCCTCGCAGGAACTGGCTTTCGAACAGAAAGACGGAGCGATAACCTTTACGCTTCCTTCATTGAAATACTGGACGATGATTGTGATAGAATAA
- a CDS encoding SusF/SusE family outer membrane protein produces MKRYISHLVFALLGCMALSACVDNDYMELDKGHNELALSTSNTEVVLDEQAHGDDALELSWTTGTNYGTGNKISYTLELAKAGSNFTAPYVALENGVQEYTWKKSVEELNNILREHFGAEATENISLEARLTAKVTDREETQVATTSFSVTAYKPLTSTLYLIGDATPGGWSADDATEMTRKDNGIFTWTGKMTAGSFKFITTPGSFLPSYNKGTDGKLVLRTSADQPDEPFTIEEEFNYVVEANLFTGVVTLTQTENLRPAYDQLYFVGGMNDWGFVPMKKDVLDPFLFRYARLFDAGQGGEFKFGTSEGSWESMYKAKNADAAYTDTEMVFVKGFDPDNKWVLKDAECGKAYKICVDIRAGKERMMMSEFVPYEMIYMVGDATPAGWSIGDATPMQATDNPYVFTWQGVLNVGELKLTCDKKDDWNGAWFMPTVADRQPSGETEPMLFLDKASDAFKAQYPDVMIGGIDLKWKITTAGSYKITLNQLEETISIVK; encoded by the coding sequence ATGAAAAGATATATCTCACATCTAGTATTTGCATTGCTGGGTTGCATGGCATTGTCTGCATGCGTGGACAATGACTATATGGAACTGGACAAGGGGCACAATGAACTGGCGCTTTCCACCAGCAACACGGAAGTCGTTTTGGACGAACAGGCGCATGGCGATGATGCCCTGGAACTTTCCTGGACAACGGGCACGAATTATGGTACGGGAAATAAGATTTCCTATACACTGGAACTAGCCAAGGCGGGCAGTAATTTTACCGCTCCTTATGTGGCTTTGGAAAATGGCGTGCAGGAATATACCTGGAAGAAGAGCGTGGAGGAATTGAATAACATCCTTCGTGAGCATTTCGGTGCGGAAGCTACTGAAAACATCTCTCTGGAAGCACGCCTGACAGCCAAAGTAACGGATCGGGAAGAGACGCAGGTAGCCACCACCTCTTTTAGTGTCACTGCCTACAAACCGTTGACTTCCACTCTTTACCTGATAGGTGATGCCACTCCCGGCGGTTGGAGTGCGGACGATGCAACGGAAATGACCCGGAAAGACAATGGTATCTTTACATGGACGGGAAAAATGACTGCGGGTTCCTTCAAGTTTATCACTACGCCGGGGTCTTTCTTGCCGTCGTACAACAAAGGAACTGACGGAAAGCTGGTGCTTCGTACCAGTGCCGATCAGCCGGACGAACCGTTTACGATTGAAGAAGAGTTCAACTATGTTGTTGAAGCGAATCTGTTTACCGGTGTTGTCACTCTGACTCAGACCGAGAACCTCAGACCGGCTTACGATCAGCTTTATTTCGTTGGAGGTATGAACGACTGGGGATTTGTGCCGATGAAAAAGGATGTGCTCGATCCGTTCCTGTTCCGCTATGCCCGTTTGTTCGATGCAGGCCAGGGCGGGGAATTCAAGTTCGGAACTTCGGAAGGAAGCTGGGAGAGCATGTATAAGGCAAAGAATGCCGACGCCGCTTACACCGATACGGAAATGGTATTTGTGAAAGGGTTCGATCCTGACAATAAATGGGTGCTGAAAGATGCCGAGTGCGGTAAGGCCTATAAGATATGTGTCGATATCCGTGCAGGGAAAGAGCGTATGATGATGAGTGAATTTGTTCCTTATGAGATGATTTATATGGTAGGGGATGCTACGCCTGCGGGATGGAGCATTGGAGATGCCACGCCGATGCAGGCCACGGATAATCCGTATGTATTTACCTGGCAAGGTGTACTGAATGTGGGTGAGTTGAAGCTGACCTGTGATAAGAAAGATGACTGGAACGGTGCCTGGTTTATGCCGACCGTAGCCGACCGGCAGCCTTCGGGCGAGACGGAACCGATGTTGTTCCTGGATAAGGCCAGCGATGCTTTCAAAGCCCAATATCCGGATGTAATGATTGGAGGCATCGACCTGAAATGGAAGATCACGACGGCAGGTTCTTATAAGATTACCCTGAATCAACTGGAAGAGACGATTTCGATTGTGAAATAG